In Blautia sp. SC05B48, a single genomic region encodes these proteins:
- a CDS encoding SMI1/KNR4 family protein, whose amino-acid sequence MEDVNAIHRIFKNLKYEMDNNGWVYQWHLGDEEPIKVTHKFYPPVSSEEFQLFEKHFPNMKLPASYKAFLSCSNGMELFCGEEGSSLVSCTIYSLKEALNQKEVWNNTPILSDPEFTYHLPILFLQDIGDITMDLQAVLEGREDYLCYPAPDTDRFNLPFNEWLERYIVCQGHEFWFFLNP is encoded by the coding sequence ATGGAAGATGTAAATGCAATACACAGAATTTTCAAAAATTTAAAATATGAAATGGATAATAATGGTTGGGTCTATCAATGGCATTTAGGTGATGAAGAACCTATAAAAGTAACTCATAAATTTTACCCACCTGTATCCTCTGAAGAATTTCAGTTATTTGAAAAACACTTCCCCAACATGAAACTTCCCGCTTCGTATAAAGCCTTTTTATCTTGTTCAAATGGAATGGAGCTTTTTTGTGGAGAAGAGGGTAGTTCTCTAGTCAGCTGTACCATCTACTCTTTAAAAGAAGCTCTTAATCAAAAAGAGGTTTGGAATAATACACCCATTTTATCTGATCCAGAATTCACCTATCATCTTCCCATTCTTTTTCTGCAAGATATAGGTGATATAACCATGGATTTACAAGCTGTATTAGAAGGTAGAGAAGATTATTTATGTTATCCAGCTCCTGACACCGATCGTTTTAACCTTCCTTTTAATGAATGGTTGGAGCGCTATATTGTATGCCAGGGACATGAATTTTGGTTTTTCTTAAATCCGTAA
- a CDS encoding YjdF family protein — protein MDKTNGKLTVYFEEPFWVGVFERIEDGKLSVAKVIFGAEPKDYEVQEYIQQYYFSLKFSPAVETVVKDIKRNPKRMHREVKKQTIRTGIGTKSQQALKLQQEHNQQERKERNRKKKEAKEQRMFELKQQKKREKHKGH, from the coding sequence ATGGACAAAACAAATGGAAAACTGACGGTATATTTTGAAGAACCATTTTGGGTAGGCGTATTCGAGCGTATTGAGGATGGTAAATTATCTGTAGCAAAGGTAATATTTGGTGCAGAACCAAAAGATTACGAAGTGCAGGAATATATTCAACAATACTATTTCAGTTTGAAATTCAGTCCGGCTGTTGAAACTGTTGTAAAGGATATAAAAAGAAATCCGAAACGGATGCATCGAGAAGTAAAAAAGCAGACAATAAGAACAGGTATTGGCACAAAATCGCAGCAAGCATTGAAATTACAGCAGGAACATAACCAACAGGAGCGTAAAGAGAGAAATCGCAAGAAAAAAGAGGCGAAAGAACAGCGAATGTTTGAATTGAAACAGCAAAAGAAAAGAGAAAAGCATAAGGGGCATTAA